The following coding sequences lie in one Deltaproteobacteria bacterium genomic window:
- a CDS encoding FHA domain-containing protein, translated as MPPSTRPICLTAQRVSPTAEGVPYAYHFDQDEVLIGRAEGVEVRLPDPAVSLVHLRLLRKRGQILALDPGSTNGTWLEGVRLVANRPTVVATGQRLHLGPFELELRSALDRPATAPKDTASFARQMVAEVLGVLGAPERPPYLEVLGGPQRGQRLEVTSGSAPLVLGRDEGCDFRLSDADASRQHVEVARQGAEVFARDLGSKNGLLVNGHRAEGRRALRHGDRLQVGQTLLRFVDPTEEYLEGLAADEDAARAAVGETPSPPDLGESLAPSAVPAASVAAGEGGEPSPPVQANGGGVVLPPSVGQRLARPDEPVREARGPRRDWALVLAGAVLVVAAAAAILYLVW; from the coding sequence GTGCCCCCTTCCACGCGCCCCATCTGCTTGACTGCGCAACGGGTGAGCCCGACGGCCGAAGGGGTGCCCTATGCCTATCACTTCGACCAGGACGAGGTACTGATCGGCCGCGCCGAGGGGGTGGAGGTGCGACTCCCCGATCCCGCCGTCTCCCTGGTCCACTTGCGCCTGTTGCGGAAGCGCGGACAGATCCTCGCGCTCGACCCGGGCTCGACGAACGGGACCTGGCTGGAGGGGGTGCGGCTCGTGGCCAACCGGCCGACCGTCGTGGCGACCGGCCAGCGTCTTCACCTCGGCCCCTTCGAGCTCGAGCTCCGTTCGGCGCTCGACCGGCCGGCGACCGCGCCGAAGGACACCGCGAGCTTCGCGCGCCAGATGGTGGCCGAGGTGCTCGGTGTGCTCGGAGCCCCCGAGAGGCCCCCGTATCTCGAGGTGCTGGGGGGGCCCCAGCGGGGGCAGCGACTGGAGGTGACCTCGGGAAGCGCGCCGCTCGTCCTCGGCCGGGACGAGGGCTGCGATTTCCGGCTCAGCGACGCGGACGCGAGCCGGCAGCACGTCGAGGTCGCGCGGCAGGGGGCGGAGGTCTTTGCGCGCGACCTGGGCAGCAAGAACGGTTTGCTCGTGAACGGTCACCGCGCGGAGGGGAGGAGGGCGCTGCGCCACGGAGACCGGTTGCAGGTGGGGCAGACGCTGCTCCGTTTCGTCGACCCGACCGAGGAGTACCTCGAAGGGCTCGCCGCCGACGAGGACGCGGCGCGCGCGGCGGTCGGGGAGACCCCGTCGCCGCCGGACCTGGGGGAGTCGCTCGCGCCCTCGGCGGTGCCGGCCGCCTCCGTCGCCGCCGGGGAGGGCGGCGAACCGTCTCCGCCCGTGCAGGCGAACGGGGGGGGCGTGGTCCTCCCACCCTCCGTCGGGCAGCGACTCGCGCGACCCGACGAGCCAGTGCGCGAGGCGAGGGGACCGCGGCGCGACTGGGCTCTCGTGCTGGCCGGGGCGGTGCTCGTCGTCGCTGCCGCCGCGGCGATCCTCTATCTCGTGTGGTAG
- a CDS encoding RDD family protein: MTPLAAEAGRVVFVAGFWRRVLAGSIDLICLSPALFAVGWLSVRVTGLKIPATALLRPETTLELLLFGGSAVYGLLALAAATVLMYQALFVATTGATPGQRLVGVRVVSVYGERSEWWRALARALGFLAAGLLLGLGLLWAGFDRERRGLHDWLAGTYVIRSRAP; the protein is encoded by the coding sequence ATGACGCCCCTCGCCGCCGAGGCGGGTCGCGTCGTTTTCGTCGCGGGGTTCTGGCGTCGAGTCCTCGCCGGCTCGATCGATCTGATCTGTCTGTCTCCCGCGCTCTTCGCCGTCGGATGGCTGAGCGTACGCGTCACCGGGCTCAAGATCCCGGCGACCGCGCTATTGCGCCCCGAGACCACGCTGGAGCTCCTGCTCTTCGGTGGTAGCGCAGTCTACGGGCTTTTGGCTCTCGCCGCCGCGACGGTGCTGATGTACCAGGCGCTCTTCGTCGCGACGACGGGCGCCACACCCGGCCAGCGGCTGGTCGGCGTGCGGGTCGTGAGCGTGTACGGCGAGCGCTCTGAGTGGTGGCGCGCCCTCGCTCGCGCGCTCGGCTTCCTCGCCGCAGGGCTCCTTCTCGGGCTCGGCTTGCTTTGGGCCGGCTTCGACCGCGAGCGCAGGGGCCTGCACGACTGGCTGGCCGGCACCTACGTGATCCGCAGCCGCGCGCCGTAG
- a CDS encoding 16S rRNA (uracil(1498)-N(3))-methyltransferase, which translates to MKRLVVSPDALASGHATLTGRLHRHVVRVLRLREGAELLLTDGKGHEYEGTIAQVDEHAVHVTLRRERPGVAEPTPRLTLIFGLARGGRSEFVIQKTTELGVTRLVPALCARSTARPSDVARKHLRWTEIARQAARQCGRAHLPAVEPAAALAEALGVETSASALRLVAAPEAPPLSRIETELRADREEVVMVVGPEGGLDEAELALCEKAGFLPVGLGPLTLRTETAPLVLVSLVAYLSGRWEPAVR; encoded by the coding sequence GTGAAGCGCCTCGTCGTCTCCCCCGATGCCCTCGCCTCCGGACACGCCACGCTCACGGGGCGCCTCCACCGGCACGTGGTGCGCGTCTTGCGCCTGCGCGAGGGAGCCGAGCTCCTCCTCACCGATGGCAAGGGCCACGAGTACGAGGGCACCATCGCACAGGTGGACGAGCACGCGGTGCACGTCACCCTGCGGCGCGAACGACCGGGAGTGGCCGAGCCCACGCCGCGCCTGACGCTGATCTTCGGCCTCGCCCGCGGAGGGCGCAGCGAGTTCGTAATCCAGAAGACCACCGAGCTCGGAGTGACGCGCCTCGTGCCTGCTCTGTGCGCGCGCTCGACGGCGCGGCCGAGCGACGTGGCGCGCAAGCACCTCCGGTGGACCGAGATCGCCCGCCAGGCGGCGCGGCAGTGCGGACGTGCGCACCTGCCGGCGGTGGAGCCGGCCGCAGCTCTGGCCGAGGCCCTCGGCGTAGAGACCTCCGCCTCGGCACTCCGGCTCGTAGCCGCCCCCGAGGCGCCCCCCCTCTCTCGGATCGAAACCGAGCTGCGCGCCGACCGCGAGGAGGTGGTGATGGTCGTGGGGCCCGAAGGCGGCCTCGACGAGGCGGAGCTGGCCCTCTGCGAGAAGGCCGGCTTTCTGCCCGTGGGACTCGGACCTCTGACCTTGCGCACCGAAACCGCCCCACTCGTCCTCGTCTCCCTCGTGGCCTACCTTTCGGGGCGCTGGGAACCCGCGGTGCGGTAG
- a CDS encoding tetratricopeptide repeat protein yields the protein MTKVVLLAALVSIALGCAHRGGINPKAALHQRRATQLLTADRLDEAEAELTLALEYNPRYPEALNGLGLVAFRRGSHDAAVNYFREAIVAYPDFAEAHNNLGVVLLQRYDFAMALESFRAALAVDPGYVNARYNLVLTLLQLGDLATGRRELQKVVALAPRLAEARAELGCLRLQLGDRVAADRELRQALALDPALGAAHRCRGRLLRVAGDLQAAEASQRSALKADASDAEALYELGLTLALAGRSADAERELAQLVRRRPRAAEAHFVLGYLQAKRGRTADARRAFELALAVRPDYPAARLELADLLGAMGDARGARVHYEAFLKRVPVALSEHRARVEQWLKTHGPQ from the coding sequence ATGACGAAGGTCGTGCTGCTCGCTGCCCTGGTATCCATCGCGCTCGGCTGCGCGCACCGCGGAGGCATCAATCCCAAGGCCGCGCTCCACCAGCGGCGGGCGACGCAGCTCCTCACGGCGGATCGGTTGGACGAGGCGGAGGCCGAGCTGACGCTGGCTCTCGAGTACAACCCCCGTTACCCCGAGGCGCTGAACGGGCTCGGCCTCGTGGCCTTCCGGCGCGGCAGTCACGACGCGGCGGTGAACTACTTCCGCGAGGCGATCGTGGCCTACCCCGACTTCGCCGAGGCGCACAATAACCTCGGGGTCGTGCTGCTCCAGCGCTACGACTTCGCCATGGCCCTCGAGAGCTTTCGCGCGGCGTTGGCCGTGGACCCCGGCTACGTGAACGCCCGGTACAACCTGGTTCTCACGCTCCTGCAGCTCGGCGACCTCGCCACGGGTCGACGGGAGCTGCAGAAGGTCGTGGCGCTCGCGCCCCGACTGGCCGAAGCCCGCGCGGAGCTCGGCTGCCTGAGGCTGCAACTCGGCGACCGCGTGGCGGCCGATCGCGAGCTGCGCCAGGCCCTCGCACTCGACCCGGCGCTGGGTGCTGCGCATCGCTGCCGGGGACGGCTACTCCGCGTGGCGGGAGATCTCCAGGCTGCGGAGGCGTCTCAGCGGTCGGCGTTGAAGGCCGACGCGAGCGATGCGGAGGCCCTCTACGAGCTGGGGCTCACGCTGGCCCTCGCGGGGCGCTCGGCGGACGCAGAGCGGGAGCTCGCGCAGCTTGTACGACGCAGGCCGCGCGCTGCCGAGGCGCATTTCGTCCTCGGCTACCTCCAGGCGAAGCGCGGGCGGACGGCCGACGCGCGACGGGCCTTCGAGCTGGCTCTCGCCGTGCGACCGGACTACCCAGCGGCCCGCCTCGAACTCGCCGACCTCCTCGGTGCGATGGGGGATGCGCGAGGGGCGCGCGTCCACTACGAGGCCTTTCTGAAGCGCGTCCCCGTGGCCCTGTCCGAGCACCGCGCGCGCGTCGAGCAGTGGCTGAAGACGCACGGTCCGCAGTAG
- a CDS encoding HEAT repeat domain-containing protein, with amino-acid sequence MGSRLSSLLVRDGLLSVSRLQEAFTLQVVRGGALDTVLLEEQLATEPTLLELLSRLLGHPPLPPELLAPDATPPAPAPIPLAQAQSHGLCALKQEGSRVWVLTTEATDHVALEELAYELGLELVPYAATELRCVQAQHLAYGTPLSPRYARLLERLGERPGAAVTASPPERAPVNAPTALEALPTEESAPPDLGRESGDAQAIARVRLATAPPERSSTPPARTRRPKSSAGVLEPLELPLAIGAMELASDRDQVLLALLRGAHLFLHTVHLYVVQGETLVGRFALEGHELDAQAIREQRVSLEGPSVLGRCVRDGTLFVGPAPATDASADVLASLHLPASGIVVGPVRIKRKSVCVLMGHHFGAVPPPHTRAAIAQLLDEAAVALARLIVQGRPPPAVATPVSPPEPEPEGETFELSAELPTDTPAPRGFASGELFEVSGEIVVPLDRSRREAVVTRSARITTPVPPATPKVIVNLDEEPGPGNLDRLLLELEAGGTRADAAREAIAELGRPAVEALVSRLPAAVTANANADAGEVPPEAECGALLRALALLGRPVVASVAPLLRHKERVVRLFACHLLGELAYPESVALLASARHDDDESVRQVAGRALRRFRELAELPRLLEELLADLTNPEVRPRQAAMDALAALGDSQVVPLVISQLADSDPRVVSSARSALVALTKQDHGQSLPDWQEWWSQNQDRHRVEWLIDGLIHSSPEIRAAAAAELQELTGVSFGFHDHLSRAEREEIRRRYLVWWGDAGLLDFGRFG; translated from the coding sequence ATGGGCTCCCGGCTCAGCTCTCTGCTGGTGAGGGACGGACTGCTCTCCGTGAGCCGGCTGCAGGAAGCCTTCACCTTGCAGGTGGTCCGCGGTGGTGCGCTCGACACCGTGCTGCTCGAGGAGCAGCTCGCCACCGAGCCTACGTTGCTCGAGCTATTGAGTCGCCTGCTCGGCCATCCGCCGCTGCCCCCGGAGCTCCTCGCGCCGGACGCGACGCCGCCAGCACCCGCGCCGATTCCCCTCGCGCAGGCGCAAAGTCACGGCCTCTGCGCGCTCAAGCAGGAGGGGTCCCGCGTCTGGGTGCTGACCACCGAAGCCACGGACCACGTCGCGCTCGAAGAGCTCGCCTACGAGCTCGGCCTGGAGCTCGTCCCCTACGCCGCGACGGAGCTCCGCTGCGTGCAGGCGCAGCATCTCGCCTACGGCACCCCGCTCTCGCCGCGTTATGCGCGGCTGCTCGAGCGCCTCGGCGAACGCCCGGGGGCCGCGGTGACGGCCTCGCCACCCGAGCGCGCTCCGGTGAACGCGCCGACCGCGCTCGAGGCGCTACCGACCGAGGAGAGCGCCCCCCCCGACCTGGGGCGCGAGAGCGGCGACGCGCAGGCCATCGCCCGGGTGCGCCTGGCCACCGCGCCCCCCGAGCGCAGCTCGACGCCCCCCGCGAGGACCCGCCGTCCGAAGTCCTCGGCGGGGGTGCTCGAGCCGCTGGAGCTCCCACTCGCCATCGGGGCGATGGAGCTAGCGAGCGACCGCGATCAGGTGCTCCTCGCGCTCCTGCGCGGAGCGCACCTCTTCCTGCACACGGTGCACCTCTACGTGGTCCAGGGCGAGACCCTCGTCGGCCGCTTCGCGCTCGAAGGACACGAGCTCGACGCCCAGGCCATCCGCGAGCAGCGCGTCTCGCTCGAAGGGCCCTCCGTCCTCGGCCGCTGCGTGCGCGACGGCACGCTCTTCGTCGGACCCGCGCCGGCGACCGACGCGAGCGCCGACGTGCTCGCCTCATTGCACCTGCCCGCCTCGGGGATCGTGGTCGGCCCCGTGCGCATCAAACGGAAGAGCGTCTGCGTCCTGATGGGGCACCACTTTGGAGCGGTCCCTCCGCCGCACACGCGCGCCGCCATCGCGCAGCTCCTCGACGAGGCCGCCGTGGCGCTGGCCCGCCTCATCGTGCAGGGGCGGCCGCCGCCCGCCGTCGCCACGCCCGTCTCGCCCCCAGAGCCCGAGCCCGAAGGCGAGACCTTCGAGCTGTCGGCGGAGCTTCCAACGGACACCCCCGCCCCGCGCGGCTTCGCATCGGGAGAGCTCTTCGAGGTCTCGGGGGAGATCGTCGTCCCCCTCGACCGGTCGCGACGCGAGGCGGTCGTCACCCGTTCCGCGCGCATCACGACCCCCGTGCCACCCGCCACGCCCAAGGTGATCGTCAACCTCGACGAGGAACCCGGCCCCGGCAACCTGGACCGGCTCCTCCTCGAGCTGGAAGCCGGCGGCACGCGCGCCGACGCCGCCCGCGAAGCCATCGCCGAGCTCGGCCGCCCGGCCGTCGAGGCGCTGGTCTCGCGGTTGCCGGCCGCAGTCACCGCCAACGCCAACGCCGACGCGGGCGAGGTCCCTCCCGAGGCGGAATGCGGGGCGCTCCTCCGCGCCCTGGCTCTGCTCGGGCGCCCCGTGGTGGCCTCGGTCGCGCCGCTCCTCAGGCACAAGGAGCGCGTGGTGCGCCTCTTCGCCTGCCACCTCCTCGGCGAGCTCGCGTATCCCGAGTCCGTCGCGCTCCTCGCCTCCGCGCGCCACGACGACGACGAGAGCGTGAGGCAGGTCGCCGGCCGAGCTCTCCGACGCTTCAGAGAGCTCGCCGAGCTGCCGCGTCTGCTCGAGGAGCTCCTCGCCGACCTGACGAACCCCGAGGTGCGTCCGCGCCAGGCCGCCATGGACGCCCTCGCCGCGCTGGGCGACAGCCAGGTGGTCCCGCTCGTGATCAGCCAGCTCGCCGACTCCGACCCCCGCGTGGTGAGCTCCGCGCGTAGCGCGCTCGTCGCGCTGACGAAGCAGGACCACGGGCAGAGCCTCCCCGACTGGCAGGAGTGGTGGAGCCAGAATCAAGACCGCCACCGCGTCGAATGGCTCATCGACGGGCTGATCCACTCCTCGCCGGAGATCCGCGCTGCCGCCGCGGCGGAGCTGCAGGAACTCACCGGCGTGAGCTTCGGCTTCCACGACCACCTATCGCGCGCCGAACGCGAGGAGATCCGGCGGCGCTACCTCGTCTGGTGGGGAGACGCCGGGCTGCTCGATTTCGGCCGCTTCGGCTGA
- a CDS encoding 50S ribosomal protein L11 methyltransferase has protein sequence MANLLAERLGTGVEERDAETLASTPPGVTELLVWMPTADVDRHVSDIERLLSALRQLGTAVDPWSWRSEPADPQSWLDAYKRFFTVNRLARRLVVKPSWELYAAQPGDLLIELDPGQAFGTGLHPSTRLAASAIERLARQGLAPPSVVDVGCGTGILAIAAARLWPHCHILAIDSDETAVAACRENVERNGLSERIVIEHKGAAQLQGRFALVIANLQLDLLTMLQPRLRALADEFGRLVLSGLLAEQAQEISRLYCRDLAFEPEYSEEEAGWRALLLRIKS, from the coding sequence GTGGCCAACCTGCTTGCCGAGCGCCTGGGCACGGGCGTCGAGGAACGGGACGCCGAGACCCTGGCGTCCACACCTCCGGGGGTGACCGAGCTCCTCGTCTGGATGCCGACGGCCGACGTGGACCGGCACGTCTCGGACATCGAGCGCCTCCTCTCGGCCCTGCGGCAGCTCGGCACCGCGGTCGACCCCTGGTCCTGGCGGTCGGAACCCGCCGATCCGCAGAGCTGGCTCGACGCCTACAAGCGGTTCTTCACGGTGAATCGGCTCGCCCGCCGACTCGTCGTCAAGCCGAGCTGGGAGCTCTACGCGGCGCAGCCCGGGGACCTCTTGATCGAGCTCGACCCGGGGCAGGCCTTCGGCACCGGCCTTCACCCGAGCACTCGACTTGCGGCGAGCGCCATCGAACGCCTTGCACGCCAGGGTCTCGCTCCCCCGTCGGTGGTGGACGTCGGCTGTGGCACGGGGATCCTGGCCATCGCGGCGGCGCGACTCTGGCCACATTGCCACATCCTGGCCATCGACTCCGACGAGACCGCCGTCGCCGCCTGTCGCGAGAACGTCGAGCGCAACGGCTTGAGCGAGCGCATCGTCATCGAGCACAAAGGCGCCGCGCAGCTCCAGGGACGCTTCGCGCTCGTAATCGCGAACCTGCAGCTCGACCTCCTCACGATGTTGCAGCCGAGGCTACGCGCCCTGGCCGACGAATTCGGTCGCCTGGTCCTGAGCGGGCTTCTCGCCGAGCAGGCGCAGGAGATCAGCCGACTCTACTGCCGCGACCTCGCCTTCGAGCCCGAGTACAGCGAGGAGGAGGCCGGCTGGCGCGCGCTGCTGCTGCGCATCAAGTCGTAG
- a CDS encoding ribonuclease HI has protein sequence MLLRFTGGPTEGVFTDGACSGNPGPGGWGMVWVRNNEVVAQDHGHDPQTTNNRMELTALIAAYRTLPADVETTVWTDSELCVKTFTEWVEGWRRNGWRRKAGPIKNLELIQELYALVQAHPKVSLRWIKAHDGARWNEYADSLATAYLRKEL, from the coding sequence GTGCTCCTCCGCTTCACGGGCGGGCCGACGGAGGGGGTCTTTACCGACGGAGCGTGCTCGGGCAACCCCGGCCCCGGGGGCTGGGGCATGGTCTGGGTGCGGAACAACGAGGTCGTGGCGCAGGACCACGGACACGACCCGCAGACGACCAACAACCGAATGGAGCTCACCGCCCTCATCGCCGCCTATCGGACTCTCCCCGCGGACGTCGAGACGACCGTCTGGACCGACAGCGAGCTCTGCGTGAAGACCTTCACGGAATGGGTCGAGGGCTGGCGCAGAAACGGCTGGCGCCGCAAGGCGGGCCCCATCAAGAACCTGGAGCTCATCCAGGAGCTCTACGCGCTCGTGCAGGCCCACCCGAAGGTCAGCCTGCGGTGGATCAAGGCCCACGACGGAGCGCGCTGGAACGAATACGCCGACTCGCTCGCCACCGCCTACCTACGCAAGGAACTCTGA
- a CDS encoding UDP-3-O-acyl-N-acetylglucosamine deacetylase, producing MVVAPAPAGQGLVLRAGSPSSAPLPMSLAHAVPAARRTLLRWGRAEAGTVEHLLAACVGLGIWDAQLILDGPELPALDGSATGYAEALWEASGPSSVVAPLWRVVRPFAWGEAEAGCRFEPASGCRATCEIAFAEPTIGRQRAEHDLSKEGAARRFRRELAPARTFGFACEAEALRRQGLARGASLENAVVFGANGPLNPDGLRFPDEPVRHKLVDLLGDLALLGGPLQGHVGAFRASHRLVQESLRRALQEGAVVRVAGGTPG from the coding sequence GTGGTCGTTGCCCCGGCACCTGCGGGGCAAGGGCTGGTGCTTCGTGCGGGGTCCCCTTCCTCCGCGCCCCTTCCGATGAGCCTCGCGCACGCCGTGCCCGCCGCCCGCCGCACCCTGCTTCGGTGGGGGAGGGCGGAGGCGGGGACCGTCGAGCATCTGCTCGCCGCGTGTGTGGGGCTCGGCATCTGGGACGCGCAGCTCATTCTCGACGGGCCGGAGCTACCGGCCCTGGACGGCTCTGCTACGGGCTATGCCGAGGCGCTCTGGGAGGCGAGCGGCCCGTCGTCGGTGGTGGCGCCGCTCTGGCGCGTGGTGCGACCCTTCGCGTGGGGCGAGGCAGAGGCCGGCTGCCGCTTCGAACCGGCGAGCGGTTGCCGCGCGACCTGCGAGATCGCGTTTGCGGAGCCGACCATCGGTCGTCAGCGAGCGGAGCACGACCTTTCGAAGGAGGGGGCCGCGCGTCGCTTCCGCCGCGAGCTGGCTCCCGCGAGGACCTTCGGTTTTGCCTGCGAGGCCGAGGCGCTCCGGCGCCAGGGACTCGCACGCGGCGCGAGCCTCGAGAACGCCGTGGTCTTCGGCGCGAACGGGCCGCTGAACCCCGACGGCCTGCGGTTTCCGGACGAGCCGGTGCGGCACAAGCTGGTGGACCTGCTGGGGGACCTGGCGCTGCTCGGTGGGCCGCTGCAGGGGCACGTTGGCGCGTTCCGAGCCAGCCATCGACTGGTTCAGGAGAGCCTGCGTCGCGCCCTGCAGGAGGGAGCCGTGGTTCGCGTGGCCGGCGGCACGCCCGGTTGA
- the ffh gene encoding signal recognition particle protein, with the protein MFETLSKGFRAARDRLAGVAELNDQNIDEALRDVRMSLLEADVEFKVTKEFLGRVKEKALGQKVKLIARAKGQKVKVSPSEHFVKICQDELAFLMGPVDTAISYAKKGPTGIMMVGLQGSGKTTTTGKLARYLEKKRKRPLLVAADVYRPAAIEQLKVLGQRLNIPVYAEESGDPPGICERGMEWARQKGRDVVLFDTAGRLAIDEPLMQELEEIKLRTRPANIYLVCDAMMGQDAVTTAKSFHGRLELDGVILTKLDGDARGGAALSIKQVTGTPIKFLGIGESMDKLEEFRPEGLASRILGMGDIVGLMKDFEDVVDAEQAEKDAVRMLRGRFDMHDFLEQIKTIQKMGSLAELFDKLPFFPNGLPDGMVLDDKELVKIQSMINSMTKQERSRPELFIVLGEEEIEEEGRKLRRDEFHLSRIRRVAKGSGRKDTEVMELINKFAMMKHMMLQLGASSGLLGKIPGLKQLSQMKQLAGMDMSKLMEVTGLQPPEEPKHRFKPPKTSADRAKAKRKRKQSKDARKRGRKK; encoded by the coding sequence ATGTTTGAGACGCTAAGCAAGGGATTCCGCGCAGCTCGAGACCGATTGGCCGGCGTAGCCGAGCTCAACGACCAGAACATCGACGAAGCCCTCCGGGACGTGCGCATGTCCCTCCTCGAGGCCGACGTCGAGTTCAAGGTGACCAAGGAGTTCCTGGGCCGGGTCAAGGAGAAGGCCCTCGGTCAGAAGGTCAAGCTCATCGCCCGGGCCAAGGGCCAGAAGGTCAAGGTCAGCCCGAGCGAGCACTTCGTCAAGATCTGCCAGGACGAGCTGGCCTTCCTGATGGGACCGGTGGACACGGCCATCAGCTACGCCAAGAAGGGCCCCACCGGGATCATGATGGTGGGCCTGCAGGGTTCGGGCAAGACGACCACCACCGGCAAGCTTGCACGCTATCTCGAGAAGAAGCGCAAGCGACCGCTCCTCGTGGCCGCCGACGTCTACCGCCCAGCGGCCATCGAACAGCTCAAGGTGCTCGGCCAGCGCTTGAACATCCCCGTGTACGCGGAGGAGTCCGGCGATCCCCCGGGGATCTGCGAGCGCGGCATGGAATGGGCCCGCCAGAAGGGGCGGGACGTGGTGCTCTTCGACACCGCCGGCCGGCTCGCCATCGACGAGCCGCTGATGCAGGAGCTCGAGGAGATCAAGCTTCGCACCCGGCCGGCCAACATCTATCTGGTCTGCGACGCCATGATGGGCCAGGACGCCGTGACCACGGCCAAGTCCTTCCACGGGCGGCTCGAGCTGGACGGCGTGATCCTCACCAAGCTGGACGGTGACGCTCGCGGCGGGGCGGCGCTGTCGATCAAGCAGGTCACCGGTACCCCGATCAAGTTCCTCGGTATCGGCGAGTCGATGGACAAGCTCGAGGAGTTCCGCCCCGAAGGGCTGGCCTCGCGCATCCTCGGCATGGGCGACATCGTCGGCCTCATGAAGGACTTCGAAGACGTCGTGGACGCGGAGCAGGCGGAGAAGGACGCCGTCCGCATGCTCCGCGGGCGCTTCGACATGCACGACTTCCTCGAGCAGATCAAAACCATCCAGAAGATGGGCTCGCTCGCGGAGCTCTTCGACAAGCTGCCCTTCTTCCCGAACGGCCTGCCCGACGGAATGGTCCTCGACGACAAGGAGCTCGTTAAGATCCAGTCGATGATCAACTCCATGACGAAGCAGGAGCGCAGCCGTCCCGAGCTCTTCATCGTCCTCGGCGAGGAAGAGATCGAAGAGGAGGGCCGGAAGCTCCGCCGGGACGAGTTCCACCTGTCGCGCATCCGCCGCGTGGCGAAGGGCTCGGGGCGCAAAGACACCGAGGTGATGGAGCTCATCAACAAGTTCGCCATGATGAAGCACATGATGCTTCAGCTCGGCGCCTCGTCTGGGCTCCTCGGGAAGATCCCCGGCCTCAAGCAGCTCTCGCAGATGAAGCAGCTCGCCGGCATGGACATGTCGAAGCTGATGGAGGTCACCGGCCTGCAGCCGCCGGAGGAGCCCAAACATCGCTTCAAACCGCCGAAGACCTCCGCCGACCGGGCCAAGGCCAAGCGCAAGCGGAAGCAGTCCAAGGACGCCCGGAAGCGCGGCCGCAAGAAGTAG